The following coding sequences lie in one Sandaracinaceae bacterium genomic window:
- a CDS encoding cupin domain-containing protein, giving the protein MTLTARTLVDQLGLLPHPEGGFYRETYRDTLTLPGLPERFAGSRSASTAIYYLLERGDMSALHRIASDEVWHHYAGGALTVHVLHPSGRHEVLRLGLDLAAGERPQAVVPAGAWFGARLEGDHDFALVGCTVAPGFDFRDFELGAREALLADFPQHAALVRELTR; this is encoded by the coding sequence ATGACGCTCACCGCTCGCACGCTGGTGGACCAGCTGGGGCTCCTGCCGCACCCGGAGGGGGGCTTCTACCGCGAGACGTACCGCGACACCCTCACGCTCCCGGGGCTGCCCGAGCGCTTCGCGGGGTCGCGCAGCGCGTCCACGGCCATCTACTACCTGCTGGAGCGCGGGGATATGAGCGCGCTGCACCGTATCGCGAGCGACGAGGTCTGGCACCACTACGCCGGCGGCGCGTTGACGGTGCATGTGCTGCACCCGAGTGGGCGGCACGAGGTGCTGCGCCTCGGGCTCGACCTCGCGGCGGGCGAGCGGCCGCAAGCCGTGGTGCCCGCGGGAGCCTGGTTCGGGGCGCGGCTCGAGGGCGACCACGACTTCGCGCTGGTGGGCTGCACGGTGGCGCCGGGCTTCGACTTCCGTGACTTCGAGCTGGGCGCGCGCGAGGCCCTGCTGGCGGACTTCCCCCAGCACGCCGCGCTGGTCCGGGAGCTCACCCGGTAG
- a CDS encoding antitoxin → MSSKLTLSVAPEVVAAAKRYAAASDTSVSQLVEDYLSVITRRSPGGDTPAPRSAPILTKLKGALQGDGDIQHHRDHLAAKYK, encoded by the coding sequence ATGTCCAGCAAGCTCACTCTCAGCGTGGCGCCCGAGGTGGTGGCGGCGGCCAAGCGCTACGCCGCCGCGAGCGACACCTCGGTCTCGCAGCTGGTGGAGGACTACCTCAGCGTCATCACGCGGCGGTCGCCAGGCGGTGACACGCCCGCGCCGCGAAGCGCCCCCATCCTGACCAAGCTCAAGGGCGCGCTGCAGGGTGACGGGGACATCCAACACCACCGCGACCACCTCGCCGCGAAGTACAAGTGA
- a CDS encoding PIN domain-containing protein produces the protein MTRLLIDLNVVLDVLFDRHPHVEPAAGLWAAIERGEAEGLLAAHGVTTLHYLAARAASPAFAKRCVADVLAVFSVAPVDAAVLSDALSLDFADFEDAVCAAAASAAQCSAIVTRDRRGFKKARLPALTPTEALAIVLG, from the coding sequence GTGACCCGGCTGCTGATCGACCTGAACGTGGTGCTCGACGTGCTCTTCGACCGGCACCCTCACGTCGAGCCCGCCGCCGGCCTGTGGGCCGCCATCGAGCGCGGCGAGGCCGAGGGCCTGCTCGCCGCCCACGGGGTGACCACGCTGCACTACCTCGCGGCGCGTGCGGCCAGCCCCGCGTTCGCGAAGCGCTGTGTGGCGGACGTGCTCGCGGTCTTCTCGGTGGCCCCGGTGGACGCCGCCGTCCTCAGCGACGCGCTCTCCCTCGACTTCGCCGACTTCGAGGACGCCGTGTGTGCCGCAGCAGCCTCGGCCGCCCAGTGCAGCGCCATCGTCACGCGGGACCGGCGCGGCTTCAAGAAGGCCAGGCTCCCCGCCCTGACCCCCACCGAAGCGCTGGCCATCGTCCTCGGGTGA
- a CDS encoding YebC/PmpR family DNA-binding transcriptional regulator: protein MGAQWKAKGRAAGADAKGRLFTKLSKEIMIAARAGADPASNPRLRMAVDAAKKASMTKDTLERAIKKGAGLLDDGAQYETVTYEGYAPHQVPVIVECLTDNKNRTAPNLRVLFRKGQLGSSGSVSWDFDRRGAIEASPPASGEDAEEAAIEAGAQDVEAAEEGSFRFITEPTEVDAVGRELTARGWTVESQKLVWIAKNPVTLDDDARAEVEAFLAAIDEDDDVHELFVGLA from the coding sequence ATGGGCGCACAATGGAAAGCCAAGGGTCGCGCGGCGGGTGCCGACGCCAAGGGTCGTCTCTTCACCAAGCTCTCGAAAGAGATCATGATCGCCGCGCGCGCGGGAGCGGACCCGGCGTCCAACCCGCGCCTGCGCATGGCGGTGGACGCGGCCAAGAAGGCGTCCATGACGAAGGACACGCTGGAGCGCGCCATCAAGAAGGGCGCGGGCCTGCTGGACGACGGCGCCCAGTACGAGACGGTCACCTACGAGGGCTACGCCCCGCACCAGGTGCCGGTCATCGTGGAGTGCCTGACCGACAACAAGAACCGCACGGCGCCCAACCTGCGCGTGCTCTTCCGCAAGGGGCAGCTGGGCTCGAGCGGCTCGGTGTCCTGGGACTTCGACCGCCGCGGCGCCATCGAGGCCTCGCCCCCAGCCAGCGGTGAAGACGCCGAAGAGGCCGCCATCGAGGCCGGCGCGCAGGACGTGGAGGCCGCCGAAGAGGGCTCGTTCCGCTTCATCACCGAGCCCACCGAGGTGGACGCCGTGGGCCGCGAGCTCACCGCGCGGGGCTGGACGGTGGAGAGCCAGAAGCTGGTCTGGATCGCCAAGAACCCGGTCACGTTGGACGACGACGCCCGCGCCGAGGTGGAGGCCTTCTTGGCGGCCATCGACGAAGACGACGACGTGCACGAGCTCTTCGTCGGCCTGGCCTGA
- the tatC gene encoding twin-arginine translocase subunit TatC, with translation MTEEKKPALNADGTVHRPEDDLEMGFFEHVGELRTRLVRAVLGAIPAIAFAWVWKEELLEFLLEPWITAWAKLELGRPTIHFSGPMDMIVIYLKNSVIAGLILASPWVFWQIWGFIAPGLYRRERRMAVPFVLASTLCFVGGVVFGYVVVFPEAFRTFLEYAQQLPNDEVQIVPTVMITEYTTFIAELLLGFGVVFEVPVVVSFLAAVEIVNWRGLLNFGRWWVVVASVIAAILTPPDVVSQLMMLVPLVVLYYLAVVVAYLIEKSRGKRRADEAKAAKDEGYER, from the coding sequence GTGACCGAGGAGAAGAAGCCCGCCCTCAACGCCGACGGCACCGTGCACCGCCCCGAAGACGACCTCGAGATGGGCTTCTTCGAGCACGTGGGCGAGCTGCGCACGCGGCTGGTGCGCGCCGTCCTGGGCGCCATCCCGGCCATCGCGTTCGCCTGGGTGTGGAAGGAAGAGCTGCTGGAGTTCCTGCTGGAGCCGTGGATCACGGCGTGGGCCAAGCTCGAACTCGGCCGTCCCACCATCCACTTCTCGGGTCCGATGGACATGATCGTCATCTACCTGAAGAACAGCGTCATCGCGGGGCTGATCCTCGCGTCGCCGTGGGTCTTCTGGCAGATCTGGGGCTTCATCGCGCCGGGCCTCTACCGCCGCGAGCGGCGCATGGCGGTCCCCTTCGTGCTGGCCTCCACGCTGTGCTTCGTGGGTGGCGTGGTGTTCGGGTACGTGGTCGTGTTCCCGGAGGCGTTCCGCACCTTCCTCGAGTACGCCCAGCAGCTCCCGAACGACGAGGTCCAGATCGTGCCCACGGTCATGATCACCGAGTACACCACCTTCATCGCCGAGCTGCTGCTGGGCTTCGGCGTGGTGTTCGAGGTGCCAGTGGTGGTCTCGTTCCTGGCGGCCGTCGAGATCGTGAACTGGCGTGGGCTCCTGAACTTCGGACGCTGGTGGGTGGTGGTCGCCTCCGTCATCGCGGCCATCCTCACGCCGCCCGACGTGGTCTCTCAGCTGATGATGTTGGTCCCGCTGGTGGTGCTCTACTACCTGGCGGTCGTCGTCGCCTACCTGATCGAGAAGAGCCGCGGCAAGCGCCGCGCCGACGAAGCGAAGGCCGCCAAGGACGAGGGCTACGAGCGCTGA
- a CDS encoding twin-arginine translocase TatA/TatE family subunit, with product MFGIGGGEMVIIFLVLLFAVGPDKMPTFARALTKGIRQFRATTADLRKQVGIDAILADEDVRDPLGMKKMKTELTKPLSDLRDVGRNVQSEVASVGASMTKPGVPPKPGVQSANADVNAETVRIMGEAELGAEQPALGVDVAHASTRTVTVEPRA from the coding sequence ATGTTCGGTATTGGCGGCGGCGAGATGGTGATCATCTTCCTCGTGCTCCTCTTCGCGGTGGGGCCCGACAAGATGCCGACGTTCGCACGCGCCCTCACCAAGGGCATCCGGCAGTTTCGCGCCACCACGGCCGACCTCCGCAAGCAGGTGGGCATCGACGCCATCCTGGCGGACGAAGACGTGCGCGACCCGCTCGGCATGAAGAAGATGAAGACCGAGCTGACCAAGCCGCTCAGCGACCTGCGCGACGTGGGACGCAACGTGCAGAGCGAAGTGGCCTCGGTGGGCGCGAGCATGACCAAGCCGGGCGTGCCGCCGAAGCCGGGCGTGCAGAGCGCCAACGCCGACGTCAACGCAGAGACGGTGCGCATCATGGGCGAAGCCGAGCTGGGCGCCGAGCAGCCCGCCCTCGGCGTGGACGTGGCGCACGCCAGCACGCGGACCGTTACGGTGGAGCCGCGCGCGTGA
- a CDS encoding helix-turn-helix transcriptional regulator, protein MGTKAQGRILFWEGATLWVLSAPPGEQYPRTDVHSHHVVQVTLALTGTVELASPTGTVSGVALAVAPDAEHSFWGNGLVAHLFVAPEGKAGRQLTSTLFANGPVAHIPAALLGDLPARLRASFQAPERTDEQLMALGRTLAAQLTQGGLAPRRVDHRVAKLIAWVTPRLDQPVTLEDAAAFVSLSPGRTRHLFVEQTGLPFRTYLLWLRLQRAVERFASGASLTEAAHAAGFADSAHLSRTFRRMFGIAAVTLQVS, encoded by the coding sequence ATGGGTACCAAGGCGCAGGGCCGGATTCTGTTCTGGGAAGGAGCGACCCTGTGGGTGCTGAGCGCACCTCCTGGTGAGCAGTACCCGCGGACCGACGTGCACTCCCACCACGTCGTCCAGGTGACGCTCGCCCTCACGGGGACGGTCGAGCTCGCGAGTCCCACGGGGACCGTGTCGGGCGTGGCCCTCGCGGTGGCACCCGACGCCGAGCACTCCTTCTGGGGAAACGGGCTGGTGGCGCACCTCTTCGTCGCCCCGGAGGGTAAGGCCGGGCGGCAGCTGACGAGCACGCTCTTCGCGAACGGACCGGTCGCGCACATCCCCGCTGCGCTGCTGGGAGACCTGCCGGCGCGCCTGCGAGCCTCGTTCCAGGCGCCCGAGCGCACCGACGAGCAGCTGATGGCGCTCGGCCGTACCCTGGCCGCGCAGCTGACGCAGGGTGGCCTGGCCCCTCGCCGCGTGGACCACCGCGTCGCGAAGCTGATCGCCTGGGTCACGCCGCGACTGGACCAGCCGGTGACGCTCGAGGACGCGGCCGCGTTCGTCTCCCTCTCGCCGGGTCGCACCCGGCACCTCTTCGTCGAGCAGACGGGGCTCCCCTTCCGCACGTACCTGCTGTGGCTGCGGCTCCAGCGCGCGGTCGAGCGGTTTGCGTCCGGTGCCTCCCTCACCGAGGCGGCCCACGCCGCCGGCTTCGCCGACTCGGCCCACCTGAGCCGGACGTTCCGGCGCATGTTCGGGATCGCCGCAGTCACGCTCCAAGTGTCCTGA
- a CDS encoding alpha/beta hydrolase, protein MTIQSTTFRHALPIASAATLLASVLLSACSTQLTPTTAHIAGHDIVVVEAGSGDATVVFEAGFGDDWSGWDATAAAVAVEARVFAYSRPGYGASDATSAPRDPARIVEDLRALLEARGYAPPYVLVGHSFGGTYMELFAKAHPDEVAALVLVDPRHRDFTAACAEAELSGCTIPESAVATLPAVQRAEFAGFALASDQIAAAGDFGAYPVRVLTGTSHGFTRTVEDLWVSMLGELANEASDGEQVVYQGTGHYPQLSRTDDVVEVILSVLPPVSD, encoded by the coding sequence ATGACCATCCAGAGCACTACGTTCCGCCATGCACTCCCCATCGCCAGCGCCGCCACGCTGCTGGCATCCGTCCTCCTGTCGGCCTGCAGCACGCAGCTGACCCCCACCACCGCCCACATCGCCGGCCACGACATCGTCGTCGTCGAGGCCGGGAGCGGAGATGCCACCGTCGTGTTCGAAGCAGGCTTCGGCGACGACTGGTCGGGATGGGACGCCACCGCCGCCGCGGTCGCCGTCGAGGCGCGGGTGTTCGCCTATTCCCGCCCCGGCTACGGTGCGAGCGACGCGACGAGCGCGCCCCGCGACCCCGCGCGCATCGTCGAGGACCTCCGCGCGCTGCTCGAGGCCCGCGGCTATGCGCCCCCGTACGTGCTCGTCGGTCACTCGTTCGGCGGGACGTACATGGAGCTCTTCGCCAAGGCGCACCCCGACGAGGTCGCCGCGCTGGTGCTCGTCGATCCGCGCCACCGCGACTTCACCGCCGCCTGCGCGGAGGCCGAGCTCAGCGGGTGCACGATCCCCGAGTCCGCCGTCGCCACCCTCCCCGCCGTACAGCGCGCCGAGTTCGCGGGCTTTGCGCTGGCGTCCGACCAGATCGCCGCCGCGGGCGACTTTGGTGCCTATCCGGTGCGGGTGCTGACCGGGACCTCCCACGGCTTCACGCGGACCGTCGAGGACCTCTGGGTTTCCATGCTCGGCGAGCTCGCCAACGAAGCGTCTGACGGAGAGCAGGTGGTGTACCAAGGCACCGGCCACTATCCCCAGCTGAGCCGCACCGACGACGTCGTCGAGGTGATCCTCAGCGTTCTCCCGCCGGTGTCGGACTGA
- a CDS encoding NAD(P)-dependent alcohol dehydrogenase — MKAIVQDRYGSADVLQFADIDRPRPRADEVVVRVHAAGIDFGVWHLMEGVPYAVRLATGLRRPRNPVLGSELAGVVEEVGKNVTAFAPGDEVFGVANGSFAEYARASASKLLHKPANLDFAEAAAVPVSATTALTGLRAARLEAGQTVLITGAGGGVGSYAVQLAHAMGAEVTGVCSTAKQDYVRSLGARHVIDYTRDDPTAGERTYDVIIDLAGSREVSALRRVLAPSGTLVILGGEGGGKWLGMGRQFWSQVIGLTTRQSFRSPVALVNQKDLATLKAMLEAGTLTPVVGSRYPLSETPDAVRALAAGHSRGKSVITIAGARDFVGAHA; from the coding sequence ATGAAAGCCATCGTTCAAGACCGCTACGGATCCGCCGACGTGCTGCAGTTCGCGGACATCGACCGTCCGCGACCGCGCGCAGACGAGGTCGTCGTCCGCGTGCACGCTGCGGGCATCGACTTCGGGGTGTGGCACCTGATGGAGGGAGTGCCCTATGCGGTGCGACTCGCGACCGGCCTGCGCCGACCGCGAAACCCCGTGCTCGGGAGCGAGCTCGCGGGGGTCGTCGAAGAGGTGGGCAAGAACGTGACCGCCTTCGCGCCGGGCGACGAGGTCTTCGGAGTCGCCAACGGATCCTTCGCCGAGTACGCGCGCGCCTCCGCATCCAAGCTCCTGCACAAGCCTGCGAACCTCGACTTCGCGGAGGCCGCGGCCGTGCCCGTGTCGGCCACCACTGCCCTCACCGGGCTCCGCGCGGCGAGGCTCGAAGCCGGCCAGACGGTGCTCATCACCGGTGCGGGCGGCGGCGTCGGCTCCTACGCGGTGCAGCTCGCGCACGCGATGGGCGCCGAGGTGACGGGCGTGTGCAGCACGGCGAAGCAGGACTACGTGCGCTCCCTGGGCGCCCGGCACGTCATCGACTACACGCGCGACGACCCCACCGCGGGGGAGCGCACCTACGACGTCATCATCGATCTCGCAGGCAGCCGCGAGGTGTCCGCGCTGCGACGCGTGCTCGCGCCGTCCGGGACGCTCGTGATCCTCGGCGGCGAGGGCGGGGGCAAGTGGCTCGGCATGGGCCGGCAGTTCTGGTCCCAGGTCATCGGACTCACGACCCGACAGAGCTTTCGTTCGCCGGTCGCGCTCGTGAACCAGAAGGACCTCGCCACCCTCAAGGCGATGCTGGAGGCGGGAACGCTCACGCCCGTCGTCGGTAGCCGCTATCCCCTGAGCGAGACTCCGGACGCGGTTCGCGCGCTGGCGGCCGGGCACTCACGGGGCAAGTCCGTGATCACGATCGCCGGGGCGCGCGACTTCGTCGGAGCCCACGCGTGA
- a CDS encoding type II toxin-antitoxin system RelE/ParE family toxin: protein MSCVPPESWPGGLLLAEQAVAAIRAGFVTLQTSPFTCRKAGQSPFLREVIIPFGRTGYVALVEIESATDVVVVAVRHQLEDDYH from the coding sequence CTGTCCTGTGTCCCCCCGGAGAGCTGGCCTGGGGGTCTGTTGCTGGCGGAGCAGGCCGTGGCCGCGATCCGCGCGGGCTTCGTGACGCTGCAAACATCGCCGTTCACGTGCCGCAAGGCCGGACAGAGCCCGTTCCTGCGCGAGGTGATCATCCCCTTTGGGCGAACGGGCTACGTGGCACTCGTCGAGATCGAGTCGGCGACGGACGTGGTGGTCGTTGCCGTCCGTCACCAGCTCGAAGACGACTACCACTGA
- a CDS encoding chemotaxis protein yields MDDLFKNKNFVPAVLLALGTGVGGVFVPDQIMGALLAGVGGLVALIFLHKGADAGVDPELFQDASEQLLEGERPKLPKGSPAELKPVFDNFAQIAAALTAHERKATESQAELAQAQAATESLRNELRNVQASTESVRGEVRSAQADTEAVRNQLRTAQSDAEAARYELRTAQADLAAARAEASAARADTERAMGATAAAAGNAAGAQERLAKTIRELGDAEEVISHNVEELSSGLGEQMAAVEQTTSSMKEMTISLGEIAQHVETLASSAEESSSSILEMTATNDEVAENMANLASSVRETVSSIEEMAYSIKEVARNVDALSLTAEETSSSMNEMDVSIDQVQSNANETARLSEEVAIDAEKGAESIIKIITEINRIKETSSEAVSVISNLGSRIEAIGNILNVIDDVAEQTNLLALNAAILAAQSGEHGKGFAVVADEIKDLAERAGASTKEIAELIKTIQQESKNAIVAVERGANTVDRGVTVSAEAERALKKILESSQKSTAMVRAIARATVEQAKGSKQVTDAIGRIAETVQQIAAATAEQARGSELIMKSAEKMRLITQHVERSSQEQARGGRQISQAIESISTMVNHLHQSHRAQAKGSEQTLQAATRIHELTREYDRHVRGMSQAAVSLRRLREGN; encoded by the coding sequence ATGGACGACCTCTTCAAGAACAAGAACTTTGTGCCCGCGGTGCTGCTCGCCCTCGGGACGGGCGTGGGCGGCGTGTTCGTTCCTGACCAGATCATGGGTGCGCTGCTCGCCGGCGTGGGCGGCCTCGTGGCGCTCATCTTCTTGCACAAGGGGGCCGACGCAGGCGTCGACCCGGAGCTGTTCCAAGACGCCTCTGAGCAGCTACTCGAGGGTGAGCGCCCCAAGCTCCCCAAGGGCTCGCCGGCCGAGCTGAAGCCGGTGTTCGACAACTTCGCGCAGATCGCGGCCGCCCTGACCGCGCACGAGCGCAAGGCCACCGAGTCGCAGGCCGAGCTGGCGCAGGCCCAGGCCGCCACCGAGTCGCTGCGCAACGAGCTGCGCAACGTGCAGGCCAGCACCGAGTCCGTTCGCGGCGAGGTGCGCAGCGCCCAGGCCGACACCGAGGCCGTCCGCAACCAGCTGCGCACCGCCCAGTCCGACGCCGAGGCCGCGCGCTACGAGCTGCGCACCGCCCAGGCCGACCTCGCCGCCGCCCGCGCCGAGGCCTCTGCTGCCCGCGCGGACACCGAGCGCGCCATGGGTGCCACCGCCGCTGCCGCTGGGAACGCGGCGGGTGCGCAGGAGCGCCTGGCCAAGACCATCCGCGAGCTGGGCGACGCCGAAGAGGTCATCTCGCACAACGTGGAGGAGCTCTCGAGCGGCCTCGGCGAGCAGATGGCCGCCGTCGAGCAGACCACCAGCTCCATGAAGGAGATGACCATCTCGCTCGGCGAGATCGCCCAGCACGTGGAGACGCTGGCCTCCAGCGCGGAGGAGAGCTCGTCCAGCATCCTCGAGATGACCGCCACCAACGACGAAGTGGCCGAGAACATGGCCAACCTCGCGTCCAGCGTGCGCGAGACCGTCTCCTCCATCGAGGAGATGGCCTACTCCATCAAGGAGGTCGCCCGCAACGTGGACGCGCTCTCGCTGACCGCCGAGGAGACGTCCTCGTCCATGAACGAGATGGACGTGTCCATCGACCAGGTGCAGAGCAACGCCAACGAGACGGCGCGCCTGTCCGAAGAGGTGGCCATCGACGCCGAGAAGGGCGCCGAGTCCATCATCAAGATCATCACCGAGATCAACCGCATCAAAGAGACCTCGTCGGAGGCCGTGTCGGTCATCTCGAACCTGGGCAGCCGCATCGAGGCCATCGGCAACATCCTCAACGTCATCGACGACGTGGCCGAGCAGACCAACCTGCTGGCCCTGAACGCCGCCATCCTGGCCGCCCAGTCGGGCGAGCACGGCAAGGGCTTCGCCGTGGTGGCCGACGAGATCAAGGACCTGGCCGAGCGCGCCGGCGCCTCCACCAAGGAGATCGCCGAGCTCATCAAGACCATCCAGCAGGAGTCCAAGAACGCCATCGTGGCCGTGGAGCGCGGCGCCAACACGGTGGACCGCGGCGTCACGGTGTCCGCCGAGGCCGAGCGCGCGCTCAAGAAGATCCTCGAGTCGTCGCAGAAGAGCACCGCCATGGTGCGCGCCATCGCCCGCGCCACGGTGGAGCAGGCCAAGGGCAGCAAGCAGGTCACCGACGCCATCGGGCGCATCGCCGAGACGGTGCAGCAGATCGCGGCCGCCACGGCCGAGCAGGCGCGCGGGTCGGAGCTCATCATGAAGAGCGCCGAGAAGATGCGCCTCATCACGCAGCACGTGGAGCGCAGCTCGCAGGAGCAGGCGCGCGGCGGCCGCCAGATCAGCCAGGCCATCGAGAGCATCTCCACCATGGTGAACCACCTGCACCAGAGCCACCGGGCGCAGGCCAAGGGCAGCGAGCAGACGCTGCAGGCGGCCACGCGCATCCACGAGCTCACGCGCGAGTACGACCGCCACGTGCGCGGCATGAGCCAGGCGGCGGTGTCGCTGCGGCGCCTGCGCGAAGGCAACTGA
- a CDS encoding tetratricopeptide repeat protein, with amino-acid sequence MRIRVASLPVSWVPPLSRVAFTLLCAGCAGGLPPVAVAAQRHNDAGTELLAGNHLDDAEARFRLALEYHPHFAEAHLNLGLVLLARGRQGEAGEHLRTAVELDEDYAEAHGNLGVYYLLVGDSVRAERSFEAALGIDPGLREPRLNLAELWITQERYREARAQLLRLVQVAPEDLLAHAWLAYCDQRLGRLAEALDRADKVLTRDPVQPVAHLVFAQDALGRGDWEATRAHAQQAVDHGPTREAALATLAAMALVTHDASGAAELTAELLRHNPSSRVGLFLAAEVHRQAANPD; translated from the coding sequence ATGCGCATCCGAGTTGCCTCCCTACCTGTCTCGTGGGTTCCCCCGCTCTCGCGTGTCGCCTTCACCCTTCTCTGCGCAGGCTGCGCCGGCGGCCTGCCCCCAGTGGCGGTGGCGGCCCAGCGCCACAACGACGCGGGCACCGAGCTGCTGGCGGGCAACCACCTGGACGACGCCGAGGCACGCTTCCGGCTGGCGCTCGAGTATCACCCGCACTTCGCGGAGGCCCACCTGAACCTCGGCCTGGTGCTGCTGGCGCGCGGGCGGCAGGGCGAGGCGGGCGAGCACCTGCGCACCGCGGTGGAGCTCGACGAAGACTACGCCGAGGCGCACGGGAACCTGGGGGTGTACTACCTGCTGGTGGGCGACTCGGTCCGCGCCGAGCGGAGCTTCGAAGCGGCCCTCGGCATCGACCCGGGCCTGCGCGAGCCCCGGCTGAACCTGGCGGAGCTGTGGATCACCCAAGAGCGCTACCGCGAAGCCCGCGCGCAGCTGCTGCGCCTGGTGCAGGTGGCCCCCGAAGACCTGCTGGCGCACGCCTGGCTGGCCTACTGCGACCAGCGCCTGGGGCGGCTGGCCGAGGCGCTGGACCGCGCGGACAAGGTGCTCACGCGTGATCCCGTGCAACCCGTGGCGCACCTGGTGTTTGCCCAGGACGCGCTGGGCCGCGGGGACTGGGAGGCCACCCGGGCGCACGCGCAGCAGGCGGTGGACCACGGCCCCACGCGCGAGGCGGCCCTGGCCACGCTGGCGGCCATGGCGTTGGTGACCCATGACGCCAGCGGCGCGGCCGAGCTCACGGCGGAGCTGCTGCGCCACAACCCGAGCTCGCGGGTGGGGCTGTTCCTGGCCGCCGAGGTGCACCGGCAGGCCGCGAACCCCGACTGA
- the thiE gene encoding thiamine phosphate synthase, whose product MEGGFYAIIDPAHCGGRSPVDVAQQVLSGGAAMLQLRMKTGTDRDRVELARALRELTRAARVPFVMNDRADLALLVDADGLHLGQDDLSIADARRLLGARQLGVSTHDLPQALAAEREGADLIGFGPVFDTQTKERPDPTVGLATLAEVCRTVRVPVVAIGGLTAERAVLAYDAGATWVAAISAVSAAADVTASARAFMPGVRP is encoded by the coding sequence GTGGAGGGCGGCTTCTACGCCATCATCGACCCGGCCCACTGCGGTGGACGCTCCCCCGTGGACGTCGCCCAGCAGGTGCTGAGCGGTGGCGCGGCCATGCTGCAGCTGCGCATGAAGACGGGGACCGACCGCGACCGCGTGGAGCTAGCGCGGGCCCTGCGGGAGCTGACCCGGGCGGCGCGGGTGCCCTTCGTCATGAACGACCGCGCGGACCTGGCGTTGCTGGTGGACGCCGACGGCCTGCACCTGGGCCAGGACGATCTCAGCATCGCCGACGCGCGACGCTTGCTGGGGGCGCGCCAGCTCGGCGTGAGCACGCACGACCTGCCGCAAGCGCTGGCCGCGGAGCGCGAGGGCGCCGACCTGATCGGCTTCGGGCCCGTGTTCGACACGCAGACCAAAGAGCGCCCAGACCCCACAGTGGGCCTGGCCACGCTGGCCGAGGTGTGCCGGACGGTGCGCGTGCCGGTGGTGGCCATCGGTGGCCTCACGGCCGAGCGCGCGGTGCTGGCATACGACGCTGGCGCCACGTGGGTGGCGGCCATCTCGGCGGTCTCGGCGGCCGCTGACGTCACCGCGAGCGCCCGCGCGTTCATGCCGGGGGTCAGGCCGTGA
- a CDS encoding Fic family protein gives MVQTLQGTSLEERVAYLEELRKAAPESINSDFERNLDMLWIYHDSALEGVVYTQDELKSAILDQVMSDSSLIPVYDEIRHHRAAIQTIRQLAQKKKLTVDLDLIKGLFAQLAPEEIEGKAPPKYRKDMPLHRLYFHDIATPDKIPGQMKALVQWVNDADTKRSTHIVRLAAKTHYSLLQTYPFPKHSGKVARLILNVMLMDVGYPPVIIHATERQRYYEALKQGEDRTAALVSEALVASVESTISFYERLSE, from the coding sequence TTGGTCCAGACCCTGCAGGGAACGAGCCTGGAAGAGCGAGTCGCGTACCTCGAGGAGCTCCGTAAGGCCGCCCCCGAGAGCATCAACAGCGACTTCGAGCGCAACCTCGACATGCTCTGGATCTACCACGACAGCGCCCTCGAGGGCGTCGTGTACACCCAGGACGAGCTCAAGTCCGCGATCCTCGACCAGGTCATGAGCGACTCGTCGCTGATCCCCGTGTACGACGAGATCCGCCACCACCGCGCCGCCATCCAGACCATCCGTCAGCTGGCGCAGAAGAAGAAGCTCACCGTCGATCTGGACCTCATCAAGGGCCTCTTCGCGCAGCTCGCGCCCGAGGAGATCGAGGGCAAGGCGCCGCCCAAGTACCGCAAGGACATGCCGCTCCACCGGCTGTACTTCCACGACATCGCCACGCCCGACAAGATCCCCGGGCAGATGAAGGCGCTGGTCCAGTGGGTGAACGACGCGGACACCAAGCGCAGCACGCACATCGTGCGCCTGGCCGCCAAGACGCACTACTCGCTCTTGCAGACCTACCCCTTCCCCAAGCACAGCGGGAAGGTGGCGCGTTTGATCCTGAACGTGATGCTGATGGATGTCGGGTACCCGCCCGTGATCATCCACGCCACCGAGCGGCAGCGGTACTACGAAGCCCTCAAGCAGGGTGAAGACCGCACGGCCGCGCTGGTGAGCGAGGCGCTGGTGGCCAGCGTGGAGAGCACCATCTCCTTCTACGAGCGGCTCTCGGAGTAG